CAGCAAGGCGCTCCACGACATGAGGGTGATGAATGAGAAGATCGAGAAGCTCAACATCAAGCTCGCGGAATCGGAGAAGCTGAAGAGCAACTTCCTCTCGAACATCAGGAACGAGATCAATAATCCCCTGACCGCGATCCTGAACATGGCCGGACAGCTCGCCATGCCGCAGAAGGACGAGCAGTCCAGGCAGCTCATGGCCCGGATGATCCACGATGAGGCCTTCGACCTCGACTTTCAGCTCCGGAACATCTTCATGGCGGCCGAAATCGAGGCCGGGGAGACAACGGTAGTGCGGGCGCAGGTCGATATCGCGTCGCTCGTGAGCCGCGTGATCGCGTCCGTTCAGCAGAAAGCACGGGAAAAGGGTGTGGCCTTGGATTTTACCTGCTCCGGTGATCAGCAGGGTGAGGCGAGCCTGCTGTTCCCGACGGACCCCGAAAAGCTCCGCCTCGTGGTCGCGAACCTCCTGGCGAACGCGATCGAGCACAGCCCGGCGGGCAGGCGAGTCAGGATCGAGGTCGGGCGGTCGGGCGGTTCCCTTCGCCTGTCCGTTGCCGATGAAGGCATGGGGATCCCGGAGGGGGACCGGGAGCGGCTGTTCGAGCGGTTCCATCAACTCGACCAAGGCACGACGAAAAGGCACCGGGGCCACGGCCTGGGACTGAGCATCACGAAGGCCATCGTTGAACTGCTCGGTGGCAAGGTGATGGTGTCTCAGCCCGAGTCCGGGGGCAGCCTTTTCCTGGTGGTCGTCCCCGAGGCCCCCGGCAGCGGGAGCGATGTCTTCTCGGGCGATGGCAACGAGTTCCTCTTCGAGAGCGGAAACGCGTTCTGAATATCCTGTTCGGTTCAGCCGAGGTCTTGCGCCAATGACCGGTACTAACAACAGCCACTATCTTCTGCCGGGGAACCTCTTTGCCCATCCGGAGGAGCATTCCGTGCTCACGGTGCTCGGCTCCTGCGTTTCCGTCTGTCTCTGGGACCCCCGGAAGGGGATCGGAGGCATCAATCATTTCATGCTTCCCTTCTGGAACGGCGAAGGCCTCGCCTCTCCCCGGTTCGGCAACATTGCGATCGTCAGGCTGATCGACAAGATGCTCGCACTTGGCGCAGACCGGCGAAACCTGCAGGCCAAGGTTTTCGGCGGCGGCGACATGCTCAAGGCCACAAGCGCCTGCATGAACATCGGTCAGCGCAACATCGTGCTGGCCCAGGACATGCTGCGGGATGAACGGCTCCCGGTCGTGGGGTCCGATACCGGCGGAAAACACGGCCGAAAGCTCCTGTTCAATACCCGGTCGGGGGTCGTGCTCGTCAAGCCGCTGGCAAGGCAGATCGATGACCTCAACATCTGATTGCCCCGCGCGGGCATCCGATCAGACCCTTGACCGCATGCGGCATCTGCTGTATTATTTCCCCGGTTCTCATTTCCGACGATCGGATGTGACATTCCATGGCGCTGGAACAGTCTCAATACCGCCTGCAGGCCCGCAAGAACGAGGATATCCTTCCGAGCCACGAACAGCTCGCTGCTTTTCTGGACAGCCCGAAACGGGCAGGCAGGAAGGAGACGCATCGCGATGATCTGAAATACTATCTGGAATTCTACGCTGCCGTGCAGGAGTTCGCGCTGCTCCGGAAACGGGGCAACAGAACCATGCCCTATCAGGATGCGCTGCAGTACGGCGTGCTCGACCGGTCCGGCCTCTTCACGCCGGGGGTCCGGTCCGCCGTGGAGCATTTCAAATACTACCGGCAGGCGCTTTCCGAGATCGACCTGAAGAAGCCGTCGGTATTCATCCGGTCCGCCGAGGAGGAGATCGCCCGGCTGCGTGCGGGGAAAAAGGACGAGGCCGCCAGGATCGACAGGCTCCAGCGCATGATCGATGAGCGGAAGCGCGACATGGACGCGCAGAGGAAGCGCTGGTCTGCACTCCAGACGGAGCTGAACGCGATCCTGGCCGCGGTCGGCGTTGAACTCGAGGCCATCCGGAAGCACTGCGAAGCCTCGATCGGAGCGCTCGTGGACCTTCAGGTCGGCAAGAAGGCCGAAAACCGCATGATCGAGGACATCAAGAACCACTTCAAGGACCAGGTCCGGGACAGTCTTCAGCATGGGCCGGTCACCAAGGAATTCCTCGAGTCGATGAAGGCCACGGTGGCCCGCCTTTCGAAGCAGATCTCGCTCCAGCTGCTCGAGGACCTCTTTGTCATGACCGGCCTGTACGAATCCGTCCATGACTATGCTGCGGCCTCGCTGAAGCAGCTCGCCCCCCTCCTGGGACAGCTTGCCGTCAGACCCCAGACGGATCTCGAGGCGGACAGGGATTTTTTCTCCGGGGTGGAGCAGTCTCTTGTCGCCGTGCTGGCGGGCTTCCGGATCGAAATCAGGAGCCCCGCCGCCATACCCAAGGATCCCGAGCACGAGGGTATC
This sequence is a window from Nitrospirota bacterium. Protein-coding genes within it:
- a CDS encoding chemotaxis protein CheD yields the protein MTGTNNSHYLLPGNLFAHPEEHSVLTVLGSCVSVCLWDPRKGIGGINHFMLPFWNGEGLASPRFGNIAIVRLIDKMLALGADRRNLQAKVFGGGDMLKATSACMNIGQRNIVLAQDMLRDERLPVVGSDTGGKHGRKLLFNTRSGVVLVKPLARQIDDLNI
- a CDS encoding HAMP domain-containing sensor histidine kinase, with the translated sequence MDGMNDAELLAELAKRFRDTSKALHDMRVMNEKIEKLNIKLAESEKLKSNFLSNIRNEINNPLTAILNMAGQLAMPQKDEQSRQLMARMIHDEAFDLDFQLRNIFMAAEIEAGETTVVRAQVDIASLVSRVIASVQQKAREKGVALDFTCSGDQQGEASLLFPTDPEKLRLVVANLLANAIEHSPAGRRVRIEVGRSGGSLRLSVADEGMGIPEGDRERLFERFHQLDQGTTKRHRGHGLGLSITKAIVELLGGKVMVSQPESGGSLFLVVVPEAPGSGSDVFSGDGNEFLFESGNAF